One region of Culex pipiens pallens isolate TS chromosome 2, TS_CPP_V2, whole genome shotgun sequence genomic DNA includes:
- the LOC120415402 gene encoding uncharacterized protein LOC120415402, producing MDAEQFKMFMKHQEKAQAELIASLQKMVVKQSTTPAAGSSAGLALPLPPPLELAGDMEENFEFFKQNWKNYASAAGMDGWPDTMKKQKTSILLSVIGSAARQKYFNFELTVAETDDPELALAAIKEKVVRKRNKFVDWINFFGLSQDPDESIDDYLRKLKFLSKSCQFGALEKEMLRFKIVTSNKWPNLRTRMLGMQDLKEDVAVDMCRAEELVVTYGQVVGRTCDDVKKIRKKKECKFCGDWHEFEKGVCPAFGKRCNRCGRKNHFERACKSDRRKRSKSKRKVHKVHRDSLEDEESDSNESSSGSEASAVIGKIEKSPELGGHVTAELDFYVDGKWQSSRCNLDTGANTSLVGYTWVTTMTGCARPKLLPSDCRLKNFSGAEIPVLGAIVVPCRRDGRKYKLLLQVVNGSHIPLLSARVCKILKLVQFCDTVSESSSQSEEPVLEINRVCALRLDGQSGETGLDQLQLIQDLPCVCCRARCWHPA from the coding sequence ATGGACGCTGAGCAGTTCAAGATGTTTATGAAGCATCAGGAGAAGGCGCAGGCGGAGCTCATTGCATCGTTGCAAAAAATGGTCGTGAAGCAGTCAACAACGCCGGCCGCTGGAAGTTCGGCGGGCCTCGCATTGCCGCTTCCCCCTCCGCTGGAGCTGGCCGGAGACATGGAggaaaactttgagtttttcAAGCAGAATTGGAAGAACTACGCATCCGCCGCTGGGATGGATGGTTGGCCGGACACGATGAAGAAGCAGAAAACGAGCATCCTTCTGTCAGTGATCGGAAGTGCAGCGCGCCAAAAATACTTCAACTTTGAGCTTACGGTGGCAGAGACGGATGATCCGGAACTTGCTCTGGCAGCGATCAAGGAAAAGGTAGTGCGCAAACGGAACAAGTTCGTCGACTGGATCAATTTCTTTGGCCTTTCGCAAGATCCGGACGAAAGCATCGACGACTACCTGAGGAAGCTGAAGTTTCTGTCGAAGTCATGCCAGTTCGGAGCTCTCGAGAAAGAAATGCTGCGGTTCAAGATCGTCACATCGAACAAGTGGCCAAATCTCCGGACCAGGATGCTGGGCATGCAGGACCTGAAGGAAGATGTGGCCGTCGACATGTGCCGCGCAGAGGAACTCGTTGTAACCTACGGCCAGGTCGTGGGCCGGACGTGTGATGATGTCAAGAAGATCCGGAAGAAGAAGGAGTGCAAGTTCTGCGGCGATTGGCACGAGTTTGAGAAAGGAGTCTGCCCTGCTTTTGGTAAGAGGTGTAACCGCTGTGGCCGGAAGAATCATTTTGAAAGAGCGTGCAAGTCGGACCGGCGAAAGCGATCGAAGAGCAAGCGGAAAGTGCACAAGGTTCATCGAGATTCTCTAGAAGATGAGGAATCGGACAGCAACGAGtcgagcagcggcagcgaagCAAGCGCAGTGATCGGTAAGATCGAAAAATCGCCTGAACTTGGAGGCCACGTGACGGCGGAGCTGGATTTCTACGTCGACGGTAAGTGGCAATCATCCCGCTGCAATTTGGACACTGGTGCCAACACAAGTCTCGTGGGTTACACTTGGGTAACAACGATGACCGGATGTGCCAGACCGAAGCTACTACCGTCAGACTGCCGCCTGAAAAACTTCAGTGGAGCAGAGATTCCTGTCCTCGGTGCGATCGTTGTTCCCTGTCGACGCGATGGTCGCAAATACAAGCTTCTTCTCCAGGTAGTGAATGGATCGCACATTCCATTGCTATCAGCGAGAGTGTGCAAGATACTGAAGCTTGTGCAGTTTTGCGATACTGTGTCTGAATCTTCGTCCCAGTCGGAAGAGCCGGTGTTGGAGATCAACCGAGTCTGTGCTTTACGCCTTGATGGCCAAAGCGGAGAAACCGGACTGGATCAACTGCAGCTGATTCAAGATCTGCCGTGTGTTTGTTGCCGAGCAAGATGCTGGCACCCAGCGTAG
- the LOC120415410 gene encoding protein LTO1 homolog, with protein sequence MTNEPSTSHQSANEDDVDINDVFDNLLLAEEHLAEAGYQRGLAQGVREGNVDAYHFGYHRGAEVGAELGFYYGVICGQESASKEGGSSKGKSLLKELKREIEEFPKFNDLEADIVEGLVKLRAKYKKLCALLKISAKYARPNELSF encoded by the exons ATGACCAATG AACCTTCCACCTCGCACCAATCAGCCAACGAAGACGACGTCGATATCAACGATGTCTTCGACAACCTGCTGCTAGCGGAGGAACATCTCGCGGAGGCCGGCTACCAGCGCGGGTTGGCACAGGGCGTTCGCGAGGGGAACGTGGACGCGTACCACTTTGGGTACCATCGGGGAGCGGAGGTCGGAGCGGAGTTGGGTTTTTACTACGGGGTCATTTGCGGGCAGGAGAGTGCGTCTAAGGAAGGTGGTTCTTCAAAGGGGAAAAGCTTGCTGAAGGAGTTGAAGCGGGAGATTGAGGAGTTTCCGAAGTTCAACGACTTGGAGGCGGACATTGTGGAGGGGCTGGTGAAGTTGAGGGCTAAGTACAAGAAGCTGTGTGCGCTGCTGAAGATCTCCGCCAAGTACGCGAGGCCGAATGAGCTTTCGTTTTAG
- the LOC120415409 gene encoding probable methyltransferase-like protein 25 produces the protein MDLIKAHLEVLTEVLRPRMGFLNCHMVDYLTEGHWNRYIPEEVREELKGMPDLVGSKEVFWNQFNKDFDSSKFPRLANHIESMKRYRLDALPDACMTTEQLNSAFDSCLKETRLKMPELMSIKKCHEVEVASAVVASLCTVVATGTEGKSLDHVAVIDAGDGKGYLSSRIALEHGIKVLGIDCNEGNTASAERRRDQLRKKVPVALKRSKLTEESILKDAPEDPLYKTTTKMIDFQTNLIELVREQFPQTQATRFTLAGLHTCGNLAPNSLRLFHQNRHIRALCNVGCCYHLLRERFCEDEFFNRDKARDNAGLGFPMSAFMAGKGFALGRNARNLAAESIERSAFHRENPSDKLGYRAMLQIVLKELDVRVDRQVGKLKCDGFVDYVRKSLKRLGVDGGELVTEAYLEGLERRYEVELEQLKVFYLYRMTYAPVVEGLILLDRLLFLKECGYENSYLVKLFDPVVSPRCYSIVAFK, from the coding sequence ATGGATTTGATAAAGGCGCATTTGGAGGTGCTGACGGAGGTGTTGCGGCCAAGGATGGGCTTTTTGAACTGCCACATGGTGGATTATTTGACGGAGGGACACTGGAATCGGTACATCCCGGAGGAAGTGAGAGAGGAGTTGAAAGGAATGCCAGATTTGGTTGGATCGAAGGAAGTGTTTTGGAATCAGTTCAACAAAGATTTTGATTCGTCCAAGTTTCCACGCTTAGCGAATCACATTGAGTCCATGAAACGATATCGATTAGACGCTCTGCCGGATGCTTGTATGACCACGGAACAGCTGAACTCGGCGTTCGATTCTtgtctgaaggaaactcgactCAAAATGCCCGAATTgatgagtattaaaaagtgtcACGAGGTGGAGGTCGCTTCCGCCGTGGTGGCCTCGCTATGCACCGTCGTGGCCACCGGAACCGAAGGCAAGAGCTTAGACCATGTGGCCGTGATTGACGCCGGTGATGGAAAAGGTTACCTATCTTCTAGAATCGCGCTTGAGCATGGAATAAAGGTGCTCGGAATCGATTGCAACGAAGGAAACACGGCGAGCGCGGAACGCAGAAGAGATCAGTTGCGGAAGAAGGTTCCAGTTGCACTAAAAAGATCCAAATTAACAGAAGAATCAATTCTGAAAGACGCCCCAGAAGATCCGCTCTACAAAACCACCACAAAAATGATCGACTTCCAAACCAACCTAATCGAACTAGTCCGCGAGCAATTCCCCCAAACCCAAGCCACCCGCTTCACCCTGGCAGGTCTCCACACCTGCGGCAACCTGGCGCCCAACAGCCTCCGACTCTTTCACCAGAACCGCCACATCCGGGCACTCTGCAACGTCGGCTGCTGTTACCACCTGCTGAGGGAGCGCTTCTGCGAGGACGAATTCTTCAACCGGGACAAGGCCCGAGACAACGCGGGCCTCGGCTTCCCGATGAGTGCGTTCATGGCCGGGAAAGGCTTCGCCCTCGGACGGAACGCGCGCAACTTGGCGGCGGAATCGATCGAGCGGTCCGCGTTCCACCGGGAGAACCCGAGCGACAAACTTGGCTACCGAGCGATGCTGCAGATCGTGCTGAAGGAGTTGGACGTGAGGGTGGATAGGCAGGTCGGGAAGTTGAAGTGTGATGGATTTGTGGATTACGTGCGGAAGTCGTTGAAGCGGTTGGGCGTTGATGGGGGAGAACTGGTGACGGAGGCTTACTTGGAAGGTTTGGAGAGGAGGTACGAGGTGGAGTTGGAACAGCTGAAAGTGTTCTACCTGTACCGGATGACGTACGCGCCGGTTGTGGAAGGGTTGATTCTGCTGGATCGATTGCTGTTCTTGAAGGAGTGTGGCTATGAGAATAGTTACTTGGTTAAGCTGTTTGATCCGGTCGTTTCGCCGAGGTGTTATTCAATAGTggcttttaaataa